A single region of the Epinephelus moara isolate mb chromosome 16, YSFRI_EMoa_1.0, whole genome shotgun sequence genome encodes:
- the borcs6 gene encoding BLOC-1 related complex subunit 6 codes for MSLSPVIGTEVPETANGVVTPISSENGPHIPVSVKCGGSRVPCQVESSEDSDPGHTENHVDVENRVYDGEGRLDTETYNNGRTSSLPLHTSNVTDPSLPAATWTGDSEDSDSGSKDTDTDIHEASNTVEPPGAALLRDSSQQAHSKESSQRGGPDTTDTHQTETETVDGDTDSRDEEEDGEKEKQDEEDDEKNEKKWIHQRAGGRKEVESSRHYSSSAPGPSTSSSSSPPPPLLPSDDIPCPPHVMAQVWVRNVRGMQDSKSLDEISQACGGGSGARGGGRGGQSEGRRATISSALELEGTVSHEGDLTNFITKNLEQKIKMSSKPSLDCSDSDCSGPIYRSRGLSRRPADIPPIDPAVLLDLQRHTQEVAHSVEMMMRSLNGTIQNMTALSVGYIQTYRDSVDSLGESVDMSIKGMYTLMARCEELDRSMQPIHTLAAQIRDIKRTLDALEAICK; via the exons ATGAGTCTCTCCCCTGTGATTGGCACAGAAGTGCCAGAAACAGCTAACGGGGTTGTGACCCCCATCTCTTCAGAGAACGGCCCTCACATTCCAGTCTCGGTGAAATGTGGGGGGAGCAGAGTGCCCTGTCAAGTGGAGTCATCAGAGGACAGTGACCCTGGACACACAGAGAACCACGTAGATGTGGAAAACAGAGTTTACGATGGCGAAGGCCGCTTGGACACAGAGACATACAATAATGGAAGAACATCCAGTTTACCGTTACACACCTCTAATGTGACagacccctccctccctgctgcCACATGGACAGGAGACTCTGAAGACTCAGACTCAGGCTccaaagacacagacacagacattcaTGAGGCCTCTAACACTGTTGAGCCTCCTGGTGCAGCACTGCTACGGGACTCATCACAGCAAGCACACTCCAAAGAGTCGTCTCAGCGAGGAGGCCCTgacaccacagacacacatcagacagagacagaaactgtAGATGGAGACACTGACAGCAGAGAcgaggaggaagatggagagaaggagaaacagGATGAGGAGGACGatgagaaaaatgaaaagaagtgGATTCATCAGCGTGCAGGAGGGAGAAAAGAGGTGGAG TCCTCACGACACTACTCCTCCTCAGCCCCTGGTCCAAGCACCtcgtcctcttcctctcccccacctcctcttcttccctcaGATGACATCCCCTGCCCTCCCCACGTCATGGCCCAGGTCTGGGTTCGCAACGTGCGAGGGATGCAGGACAGCAAGAGCCTGGATGAAATAAGCCAAGCGTGTGGAG GTGGCTCAGGGGCCCGGGGTGGGGGCAGAGGTGGTCAGTCAGAGGGCCGACGGGCCACAATTTCCTCGGCTCTGGAGCTAGAGGGGACGGTTAGCCATGAGGGTGACCTGACTAACTTCATTACCAAGAATCTGGAGCAGAAAATCAAGATGAGCTCCAAGCCCAGTCTGGACTGCAGTGACT CTGACTGTTCGGGTCCCATCTACCGAAGCCGTGGGTTGTCACGGAGACCAGCAGACATCCCTCCCATTGATCCTGCTGTCCTATTGGATCTTCAGAGACACACCCAGGAAGTGGCGCACAGTGTAGAGATGATGATGCGGAGTCTTAATGGAACCATCCAGAAT ATGACCGCTCTGAGTGTGGGCTACATCCAGACTTACAGAGACTCTGTTGACAGCCTGGGAGAATCTGTGGACATGAGTATAAAG GGCATGTACACACTGATGGCTCGCTGTGAGGAGTTGGACCGTTCCATGCAGCCCATACACACCCTGGCTGCACAGATCCGTGACATCAAACGCACCCTGGACGCTCTGGAGGCGATCTGCAAGTAA
- the si:dkey-72l14.3 gene encoding glyco_hydro_56 domain-containing protein — MAWTEPRSRPDPKPEPKVTSYNFRTHTFSSTFHQVQPLVFLPLLLLLTAFADLGLAGPPQPARPPLLSGQPFIIFWGIPDSSCSGRPDLRSFGMEPEGRVAVFYEDTLGKYPYFIDKDTPVNGGLPQHTRLDDHLRKTQQDLEAALPAPRYLGLGVLRWAEWVPQWSRNREKQAMYPGASRKLMKTFFPNWTPEEVEKWSQVDFEAAAQSVMMETLREVKRLRPKALWGVSPFPSCYNGSPAQTMLANYTGQCPATELALNDELLWLWKRCTALYPLLTLEKRQSGAPGARLYLSSQIREALRVSSLTGTAFDLPVFPLVKSFYTSTNTFLSQADLVSTIGESAAMGTAGVVIWERSETKTERECQDLAEFVRKVLGPYSMNVTTATRLCSASLCQGKGRCVRQNPDSSAYLHLPAPSEVVEKVTEKAEAAKATDQPDTSTKPAEPDPAEMWKKDFQCQWYKTADGDVSDQQSPKDGVSVGVTVKENTGDVMETTIASTIASTTTTTTTTTTTTGASVTELSETSSPSTGSQTPLLEVTADSGTNPLSAPDLTVLLLLLAGCLCLEP, encoded by the exons ATGGCGTGGACCGAGCCACGGTCGCGTCCAGACCCAAagccagagcccaaagtgacatcaTATAATTTCAGGACTCACACTTTTTCTTCAACCTTTCATCAAGTCCAACCTCTAGTTTTCTTGcccctccttctcctgctcACTGCCTTCGCTGACCTGGGTCTTGCCGGTCCACCCCAGCCAGCTCGCCCCCCTCTCCTGTCTGGACAGCCTTTTATCATCTTCTGGGGCATCCCTGACTCTTCCTGCTCTGGTCGGCCAGATCTAAGATCTTTCGGGATGGAACCAGAGGGTCGTGTGGCCGTCTTTTATGAGGACACACTGGGGAAATACCCTTATTTTATAGACAAAGACACACCAGTCAATGGGGGGCTACCACAGCACACACGGCTGGATGACCATCTCCGGAAGACACAGCAGGACTTGGAGGCAGCTTTACCTGCTCCGAGGTACCTCGGGCTGGGGGTGCTGCGCTGGGCCGAGTGGGTCCCCCAGTGGTCAAGGAACCGAGAAAAGCAAGCAATGTATCCAGGGGCATCGAGAAAACTGATGAAGACTTTCTTTCCTAACTGGACCccggaggaggtggagaagtggTCACAG GTGGACTTCgaggcagcagcacagtcaGTAATGATGGAGACTCTACGGGAGGTCAAAAGGTTAAGGCCCAAAGCATTATGGGGCGTCTCCCCTTTTCCCAGCTGCTACAACGGCAGTCCTGCCCAAACCATGTTAGCCAATTACACCGGCCAGTGCCCTGCTACGGAGCTGGCCCTTAACGACGAGCTTCTGTGGCTATGGAAACGATGCACCGCCCTCTACCCTCTCCTCACCCTGGAGAAGCGGCAG AGTGGGGCCCCTGGAGCCAGGCTTTATTTGTCCAGTCAAATCAGAGAAGCACTGCGAGTATCATCTCTGACTGGGACTGCGTTTGATCTTCCTGTATTCCCACTGGTCAAGAGTTTCTACACCTCAACTAACACTTTCCTGTCACAG gCAGACCTGGTCAGCACCATAGGAGAGAGTGCTGCCATGGGAACAGCCGGAGTTGTCATCTGGGAGAGAAGTGAGACTAAGACGGAG AGAGAGTGTCAGGACTTGGCAGAGTTTGTCCGTAAGGTCCTGGGACCCTACTCCATGAACGTAACCACGGCGACTCGACTCTGCTCAGCCTCTCTGTGCCAGGGAAAGGGTCGATGCGTCCGTCAAAACCCAGACAGCTCCGCCTATCTTCACCTCCCAGCGCCATCCGAAGTGGTGGAGAAGGTGACGGAAAAG GCCGAGGCAGCAAAAGCTACAGATCAGCCGGACACAAGCACTAAACCAGCTGAACCAGACCCAGCTGAGATGTGGAAGAAGGACTTCCAGTGCCAGTGGTACAAGACCGCAGATGGGGACGTCTCAGACCAGCAGTCCCCCAAAGACGGAGTCTCTGTTGGGGTTACCGTAAAAGAAAATACTGGAGATGTAATGGAGACTACAATTGCATCTACTATAGCttctacaacaacaacaacaacaacaacaacaacaacaacaggtgCCTCTGTGACTGAGCTAAGTGAGACCAGTTCACCTAGTACTGGAAGTCAGACGCCTTTACTGGAAGTGACTGCAGACAGTGGGACAAATCCACTGAGTGCCCCAGACCTGACTgttctgttgttgctgctggctGGATGTCTGTGCCTCGAACCTTAA